A genomic stretch from Roseofilum casamattae BLCC-M143 includes:
- a CDS encoding argininosuccinate synthase, which translates to MGRAKKVVLAYSGGVDTSVCIPYLMHEWGVEEVITLAADLGQGDELEPIRKKALDSGASVSLVADATATFIKDYAFPAIQANALYENRYPLSTALARPLIAKLLVEAAKEYGADAIAHGCTGKGNDQVRFDVAIAALNPELKILTPAREWGFSREQSIEYGEKYGIPAPVKKKSPYSIDRNLLGMAVEAGVLEDPYAEPPEDIYRMTKAIADTPDEPEYVEISFVKGLPVALNGQALDPVALVTQLNQMVGDRGIGRIDMIENRLVGIKSREIYETPALLVLIDAHRDLESLTLTADVTQYKRSMEETYSRLVYNGLWYSPLKAAIDAFIAQTQEQVTGTVRVKLFKGSATIVGRKSDNSLYSLDWATYGEEDVFDHKAAEGFIYIWGLPTRLWSAQKRG; encoded by the coding sequence ATGGGTCGTGCCAAGAAAGTTGTCTTAGCCTATTCTGGAGGGGTAGATACCTCCGTTTGTATTCCCTATCTGATGCACGAATGGGGAGTGGAAGAAGTGATTACCTTGGCGGCGGATCTGGGCCAGGGGGATGAGTTGGAACCGATCCGTAAAAAGGCTCTCGATTCAGGAGCGAGCGTTTCCTTAGTGGCTGATGCAACGGCTACCTTTATCAAAGACTATGCGTTTCCGGCGATTCAAGCTAATGCGTTGTATGAAAATCGCTACCCTCTATCTACGGCTTTAGCGCGGCCGTTGATTGCCAAACTGTTGGTGGAAGCCGCGAAGGAGTATGGAGCCGATGCGATCGCCCACGGATGTACCGGGAAAGGAAACGACCAAGTGCGCTTTGATGTGGCGATCGCTGCCCTTAACCCAGAGCTGAAAATTTTAACTCCCGCGCGCGAATGGGGCTTTTCCCGCGAGCAAAGCATTGAATATGGCGAAAAATACGGCATTCCGGCGCCGGTGAAAAAGAAATCGCCTTACAGTATCGATCGCAACTTACTGGGAATGGCGGTAGAAGCTGGTGTTTTAGAAGACCCTTATGCCGAGCCTCCGGAAGATATTTATCGGATGACGAAGGCGATCGCCGATACTCCCGACGAACCGGAATACGTGGAGATTAGCTTTGTTAAAGGTCTTCCAGTTGCCCTGAACGGCCAAGCCCTCGACCCAGTAGCATTGGTGACTCAACTCAACCAAATGGTCGGCGATCGCGGCATTGGTCGCATCGATATGATTGAAAACCGTTTGGTTGGGATTAAGTCGCGGGAGATTTACGAAACTCCGGCATTACTGGTCTTAATTGACGCCCACCGCGACTTAGAAAGCCTAACTCTGACGGCTGATGTTACCCAGTACAAACGCAGCATGGAAGAAACCTACAGCCGTCTGGTCTATAACGGATTGTGGTATTCTCCATTGAAAGCGGCGATCGATGCTTTTATTGCCCAAACCCAAGAGCAAGTGACCGGTACAGTACGCGTCAAACTGTTTAAAGGTTCGGCTACCATTGTCGGTCGTAAATCTGACAACAGTC